From the genome of Rathayibacter sp. VKM Ac-2759, one region includes:
- a CDS encoding UDP-N-acetylmuramoyl-L-alanyl-D-glutamate--2,6-diaminopimelate ligase, giving the protein MPDFRLLEPRLSAGARLEELAAAAGLTLGGRGDVVVTSVTVSHREVRAGALFAALPGRRSHGAEFAARAAAAGAVAVLTDEAGTAAARASGLPVLVSPDPRVALGTVAARVHGTDRVRPTLLGVTGTNGKTSTVHLLDAVLRQLGVTSGISSTAERRSAEHAVASRLTSPEASELHALLARMVEDGVETAAIEVSAQALVRSRLEGIVVDVAGFTNLSHDHLDDFGDLSTYLRAKQRLFRPDRSRRGVVVVDTEAGRTVAAEAEVPVVTVGTRDADWTVDVLATTATGTRLALTAPDGWSMTTSVPLIGRHMASNAALAIVMLAEAGHPRSAIAAALASGIDVSVPGRTLLVSGARGPRLYVDFSHTPDSVARTVDALREVTPGRVLVILGADGDRDPSKRAPMGRAAADRADLVIVTDHHPRFEDPAQIRRALLEGALGRGCEVREVAEPALAVRAALGDARAEDSILWVGPGDTDYRVVRGVDLPYSPRADAALALAEAGWAV; this is encoded by the coding sequence GTGCCGGACTTCCGGCTCCTCGAGCCGCGCCTCAGCGCAGGGGCCCGTCTCGAGGAGCTCGCCGCGGCCGCCGGGCTCACGCTCGGCGGCCGCGGCGATGTCGTGGTCACGAGCGTCACCGTGTCGCACCGCGAGGTGCGAGCGGGGGCGCTCTTCGCCGCGCTCCCCGGCCGCCGGTCGCACGGCGCCGAGTTCGCCGCCCGAGCCGCCGCGGCGGGTGCCGTCGCCGTGCTGACCGACGAGGCCGGGACCGCCGCGGCGCGCGCCTCCGGACTGCCCGTCCTCGTGAGCCCCGACCCGCGCGTCGCCCTGGGGACCGTCGCCGCCCGCGTCCACGGCACCGACCGGGTGCGGCCGACGCTCCTCGGGGTGACGGGCACCAACGGCAAGACGAGCACGGTGCACCTGCTCGACGCCGTGCTGCGGCAGCTCGGAGTGACCTCGGGTATCAGCTCGACGGCCGAGCGGCGCAGTGCCGAGCACGCGGTCGCGAGCCGCCTCACGTCTCCGGAGGCGTCGGAGCTGCACGCGCTCCTCGCGCGCATGGTCGAGGACGGCGTCGAGACCGCCGCGATCGAGGTCAGCGCGCAGGCGCTCGTCCGCTCGCGCCTCGAGGGGATCGTCGTCGACGTCGCCGGCTTCACCAACCTCAGCCACGACCACCTCGACGACTTCGGTGATCTGAGCACCTACCTCCGGGCGAAGCAGCGGCTCTTCCGGCCCGATCGGAGCCGCCGCGGAGTCGTCGTCGTCGACACGGAGGCGGGTCGCACGGTCGCCGCGGAGGCGGAGGTGCCGGTGGTCACCGTCGGCACGCGCGACGCCGACTGGACCGTGGACGTGCTCGCGACGACGGCGACCGGCACGCGCCTCGCCCTCACCGCCCCCGACGGCTGGTCGATGACCACCTCCGTCCCGCTGATCGGCCGGCACATGGCCTCGAACGCCGCCCTCGCGATCGTGATGCTGGCGGAGGCGGGGCACCCGCGGTCCGCGATCGCCGCGGCACTCGCCTCCGGGATCGACGTCTCGGTGCCGGGCCGCACCCTGCTCGTGTCCGGGGCCCGAGGGCCGCGCCTCTACGTCGACTTCTCGCACACCCCCGACTCGGTCGCCCGCACCGTCGACGCCCTGCGCGAGGTGACCCCGGGTCGCGTGCTCGTCATCCTCGGCGCCGACGGCGACCGCGACCCCAGCAAGCGCGCACCGATGGGCCGCGCCGCCGCCGACCGCGCCGACCTCGTGATCGTCACCGACCACCACCCGCGCTTCGAGGATCCGGCGCAGATCCGCCGGGCCCTGCTCGAGGGCGCTCTCGGGCGGGGCTGCGAGGTGCGCGAGGTCGCCGAGCCCGCGCTGGCCGTCCGTGCCGCGCTCGGCGACGCGCGCGCCGAGGACTCCATCCTCTGGGTCGGCCCCGGCGACACCGACTACCGCGTGGTGCGGGGCGTCGACCTGCCGTACTCGCCCCGCGCCGACGCGGCGCTCGCGCTCGCGGAGGCGGGGTGGGCGGTGTGA
- a CDS encoding manganese catalase family protein produces MFFHVQRLINDIEQDEPDPAAANALQEGLGGQFGEMRTMMQYLFQAMNFRGADAKPYRDLIQGIGTEEISHVELIGTTISRLLDGSPQYQGKPTDPLDKPGAGGATPLNIALDTSNIHHYLVGAQGALPVDSVGNPWSGSYVYNSGNLVLDLLYNLMLESTGRLQKSRIYEMTANKTARSTIAYLIVRDQAHENAYAKALETLGIDWKKTLPIPKTNAEKFPEVKKLLDLGLQSKQYTFDLEGASEAGKIFRGASPSNDGTDLESKEQAPEGVPSVIAPERFEEYAPGLDPDLLKLIQTTAEMELDEISSFYGPTAK; encoded by the coding sequence GTGTTCTTCCACGTGCAGCGACTCATCAACGACATCGAGCAGGACGAGCCGGATCCCGCAGCCGCGAACGCGCTCCAGGAGGGGCTCGGCGGTCAGTTCGGCGAGATGCGGACGATGATGCAGTACCTCTTCCAGGCGATGAACTTCCGCGGCGCCGACGCGAAGCCCTACCGCGACCTCATCCAGGGCATCGGCACCGAGGAGATCAGCCACGTCGAGCTGATCGGCACCACCATCTCGCGCCTTCTCGACGGCTCGCCGCAGTACCAGGGCAAGCCGACCGACCCGCTCGACAAGCCCGGTGCCGGCGGCGCGACTCCGCTGAACATCGCGCTCGACACGAGCAACATCCACCACTATCTCGTCGGTGCGCAGGGCGCCCTGCCGGTCGACTCCGTGGGCAACCCGTGGAGCGGCAGCTACGTCTACAACTCCGGCAACCTCGTGCTCGACCTGCTCTACAACCTCATGCTCGAGTCGACCGGTCGCCTGCAGAAGTCGCGCATCTACGAGATGACCGCCAACAAGACGGCCCGCTCGACGATCGCCTACCTCATCGTCCGCGACCAGGCGCACGAGAACGCCTACGCGAAGGCGCTCGAGACCCTCGGCATCGACTGGAAGAAGACCCTGCCGATCCCGAAGACGAACGCCGAGAAGTTCCCCGAGGTGAAGAAGCTCCTCGACCTGGGACTGCAGAGCAAGCAGTACACCTTCGACCTCGAGGGCGCGTCGGAGGCGGGCAAGATCTTCCGCGGCGCCTCGCCGTCGAACGACGGCACCGATCTCGAGTCGAAGGAGCAGGCACCCGAGGGCGTGCCCTCCGTCATCGCCCCCGAGCGCTTCGAGGAGTACGCACCGGGCCTGGACCCCGATCTGCTGAAGCTCATCCAGACGACGGCCGAGATGGAGCTCGACGAGATCAGCTCGTTCTACGGGCCGACCGCGAAGTAG
- a CDS encoding sigma-70 family RNA polymerase sigma factor, with translation MPAPLAGPDRFAAVAAAVADPVRRYLWRRTDEATADDVLAATLSVLWRRPDDIPDDPVPWAIGVARLQLQNARRTQRRQVLLAQRIAVVDPPQVRVDAEEGPSESDETVRLVLARLRESDAELLRLWAWEELDSRAIADVLGVTPNAASIRLHRARRRFAELFAQIRAGGSR, from the coding sequence ATGCCAGCTCCCCTCGCGGGCCCCGACCGGTTCGCCGCGGTCGCCGCCGCGGTCGCCGATCCGGTCCGCCGCTACCTCTGGCGCCGCACCGACGAGGCGACGGCCGACGACGTGCTCGCCGCGACGCTCTCGGTGCTCTGGCGCCGCCCCGACGACATCCCCGACGACCCGGTGCCGTGGGCGATCGGAGTCGCGCGGCTGCAGCTGCAGAACGCGCGCCGCACGCAGCGCCGCCAGGTGCTCCTCGCGCAGCGCATCGCCGTGGTCGACCCGCCGCAGGTCCGCGTCGACGCAGAGGAGGGGCCCTCGGAGTCGGACGAGACCGTGCGCCTCGTCCTCGCGCGCCTGCGCGAATCGGACGCCGAGCTGCTCCGCCTCTGGGCGTGGGAGGAGCTCGACTCCCGCGCGATCGCCGACGTGCTCGGCGTCACGCCGAACGCCGCGTCGATCCGGCTGCACCGCGCCCGGCGGCGCTTCGCCGAGCTGTTCGCGCAGATCAGAGCAGGAGGATCCCGATGA